One Setaria viridis chromosome 7, Setaria_viridis_v4.0, whole genome shotgun sequence genomic region harbors:
- the LOC117864348 gene encoding indole-3-glycerol phosphate synthase, chloroplastic, with protein sequence MEALAIGSAPPRPGPPAPTCYSHLRRPRTFAASAAARRPLVAAHMDAAASGGRPSPAPPRCTRAETDSEVGEVATTTSSHAEAVVATEEGDSGSPVEDAAAAGASIEGVDGIRIRRRPVTGPAVHYVGPFQFRLENEGNTPRNILEKIVWDKDVEVSQMKERRPLYMLKGPLEAAPPARDFVGALKASYDRTGLPALIAEVKKASPSRGVLREDFDPVQVAQAYEKNGAACLSVLTDKKYFQGSFDNLAAIRNAGVQCPLLCKEFIVDAWQLYYARSKGADAVLLIAAVLPDLDIKYMLKICKILGMAALVEVHDEREMDRVLGIDGVQLIGINNRNLETFEVDISNTKKLLEGERGKMIAQKDIIVVGESGLFTPDHISFVQNAGGKAVLVGESLIKQEDPGKAIAGLFGKDISNAGAA encoded by the exons ATGGAAGCACTCGCTATCGGATCCGCGCCTCCCCGGCCGGGCCCCCCTGCCCCGACCTGCTActcccacctccgccgccccaGAACCTTCGCCGCCAGCgcagccgcgcgccgccccctcgTCGCGGCTCAcatggacgccgccgcctccggtggccgcccgagccccgccccTCCCCGCTGCACCCGCGCCGAGACG GATTCGGAGGTGGGCGAGgtcgcgacgacgacgagctcgcACGCCGAGGCGGTGGTCGCCACGGAGGAAGGGGACAGCGGGAGCCCCGtggaggacgccgccgctgccggggcCTCCATCGAGGGCGTCGACGGGATaaggatccggcggcggcccgtGACGGGGCCCGCGGTGCACTACGTCGGCCCGTTCCAGTTCCGCCTCGAGAACGAGGGGAACACGCCGCGGAACATCCTCGAGAAGATCGTCTGGGACAAGGACGTCGAGGTTTCGCAG ATGAAGGAGAGGAGGCCCCTGTACATGTTGAAGGGGCCGCTGGAGGCTGCTCCGCCGGCGAGGGACTTCGTTGGGGCGCTCAAGGCGTCGTATGATCGGACTGGCTTGCCTGCTCTTATTGCAGAGGTCAAGAAGGCTTCACCAAGCCGGGGTGTTCTTAGGGAGGACTTTGATCCG GTTCAGGTCGCTCAGGCATATGAGAAAAACGGGGCAGCATGCCTTAGTGTTCTTACAGATAAAAAATACTTTCAG GGAAGTTTTGACAACTTGGCAGCTATACGCAATGCTGGAGTCCAG TGCCCTCTTCTGTGCAAAGAGTTCATTGTTGATGCTTGGCAACTTTACTATGCACGGTCCAAGGGTGCAGATGCTGTTCTTCTAATTGCTGCTGTATTACCTGACCTTGATATCAAGTACATGTTGAAAATTTGCAAAATACTTGGGATGGCTGCTTTAGTTGAG GTTCATGATGAAAGGGAAATGGACCGTGTTTTAGGGATTGATGGTGTACAGCTCATAGGCATCAATAACCGTAATCTTG AGACATTTGAAGTTGATATTTCAAACACCAAAAAACTTCTGGAGGGTGAACGAGGAAAGATGATAGCTCAGAAGGATATAATT GTTGTAGGAGAATCTGGACTGTTCACCCCTGATCACATTTCGTTCGTTCAAAATGCCGGGGGCAAAGCG GTTCTCGTCGGGGAGTCCCTCATCAAGCAGGAAGATCCAGGAAAAGCAATCGCTGGGCTTTTCGGCAAAGATATTTCTAACGCTGGTGCTGCCTGA
- the LOC117864347 gene encoding protection of telomeres protein 1b → MEEAAARERKRPREGDAAPSAAAAAAAGEAQYVYLPIVDALKAPGARVCLFAAVSEIGATVRSRGTDFTLTMRIADQSRPAGISVTFFADNTALLPCVKSSGDVISLHNVVITMHGEFFVTFNKKFSSFALFEGKVSTESSPYQTSMKYHGSKYDNELLTQMRMWLAYNPPGMKELELQLRSLKSETTFDLVCKVLHVHESNGEWTFYVWDGTDTPAAEFQAILDAEAVESSPLHLEGTPLPREVLCTMPCVGTVLRIFANRFLKELFHLQKNIYWARFCNITCKQEFGIWKGILAPSSRIRLLSHEDGSVVDRLKMYDRRIANQVHRQPMASLPEASNVADVEYETAGYSTLMESLTHEQVTHKFKTLVRVVAAYPCRASELRLLLTGSYFLRLTLEDPTARIHAYVHKDDGAKFFGGFLTAEALIKKMNKLLGIPEEDEEGAPLTRNPPWIWCCLKSYRLDKNDPWGSRRYRVFGTEIRD, encoded by the exons ATggaggaggcagcagcaagGGAACGGAAGAGGCCCCGCGAGGGCGACGCGGCtccttccgccgccgcggccgccgcggcgggggaggccCAGTACGTGTACCTGCCTATCGTCGACGCCCTGAAGGCCCCCGGCGCCCGGGTCTGCCTCTTCGCCGCCGTCTCCGAGATCGGCGCCACCGTCCGCAGCCGTGGCACGG aTTTCACTCTTACAATGAGGATTGCCGATCAATCACGTCCAGCTGGGATCTCTGTAACATTTTTTGCAGACAATACTGCTTTATTGCCCTGTGTTAAGTCAAGTGGAGATGTGATCAGTCTTCATAATGTTGTG ATAACGATGCATGGAGAATTTTTTGTTACATTTAACAAAAAGTTTTCTTCATTCGCCCTATTTGAAGGGAAAGTATCTACAGAGTCCAGCCCATATCAGACTTCTATGAAATATCATGGGAGCAAATATGACAATGAACTTTTGACCCAGATGAGGATGTGGCTTGCATACAATCCTCCAG GTATGAAAGAACTTGAATTGCAGTTAAGGAGTTTAAAGTCTGAAACTACTTTTGACTTAGTATGCAAG GTTCTTCATGTCCATGAAAGTAATGGCGAATGGACATTTTATGTTTGGGATGGAACTGATACCCCAGCAGCTGAGTTTCAGGCAAT TTTGGATGCAGAGGCGGTTGAATCGTCCCCTCTACATCTTGAAGGAACGCCTCTACCCAGGGAGGTTTTATGCACAATGCCTTGTGTCGGAACTGTTCTGAGGATTTTTGCAAACAGGTTTCTCAAGGAATTATTTCACTTGCAAAAGAATATTTACTGGGCCAGGTTCTGCAACATAACTTGCAAGCAAGAGTTTGGCATTTGGAAAGGCATCTTGGCACCATCTAGTAGGATTCGCCTTTTATCTCATGAAGATGGCAGTGTTGTTGATCGCCTGAA GATGTATGACCGCCGCATCGCCAATCAAGTTCATCGCCAGCCAATGGCAAGCCTTCCTGAGGCCTCTAATGTTGCTG ATGTAGAGTATGAGACGGCAGGTTACTCAACGTTGATGGAGTCTTTAACTCATGAACAG GTGACGCACAAATTCAAAACCCTGGTCCGTGTTGTGGCTGCATACCCATGTCGAGCTAGTGAACTCCGTTTGCTTTTGACTGGTAGCTATTTTCTTCGGTTGACTCTTGAGGATCCTACAGCAAGAATTCATGCATACGTCCACAAAGATGATGGG GCCAAATTCTTCGGTGGTTTTCTAACAGCAGAGGCGCTGATAAAAAAGATGAACAAGCTACTGGGCATCCCAGAAGAGGACGAGGAAGGCGCTCCCTTGACCAGGAACCCACCTTGGATATGGTGTTGCTTGAAATCTTACCGGCTGGACAAAAACGACCCCTGGGGCAGCAGAAGATATCGGGTCTTTGGCACAGAGATCAGGGATTGA
- the LOC117864344 gene encoding kinesin-like protein KIN-14F, with the protein MRAAGAHDVGMALRKAEEAASRRCEAARWLRQMEPAAVETLPERPSEEEFCVALRNGLVLCKVLNRVNPGAVPKVVENPVVTVQTFDGPAQSAIQYFENMRNFLVAVSAMNLLTFETSDIEKGGSSMKVVDCILCLKGYHEWKLSGGIGIWQYGGIVKIASSCKRHASHLTRGGGSDQQMLEFVHLLSEVSLEESRVEEAQHSLFQHFVLRVVRAFLLEWGEAEDLPLDDMVIETVLEQACKEFTILLASHRNQVRSLLRKMMKDDNGTLSKSDLIEAISKCLKENNQCLFSSTRNPRGSREHLNDGGVLESQQEELEMLKTSFNEMKLQVESTRTDWEKDLRRLESYFEAQNHNAYHKLLEENRKLYNQVQDLKGSIRVYCRVKPFPKSQSDQRSTVDHIGENGEIMIANPQKQGKDGRKVFTFNKIFGPNASQSEVFADTQPLIRSIMDGFNVCIFAYGQTGSGKTYTMSGPDVTTEETWGVNYRSLNDLFEISQTRADSITYDVKVQMIEIYNEQVRDLLMTDGANRRLEIRNNSHVNGLNIPDANIVPVKCARDVLDLMKVGQRNRAVGSTALNERSSRSHSVLTVHVQGKEVISGSTLRGCLHLVDLAGSERVDKSEATGERLTEAKHINKSLSALGDVIAALAQKSSHVPYRNSKLTQVLQDALGGQAKTLMFVHVNPETDSFIETMSTLKFAERVATIELGAARANKEVGQVKDLKEEIAKLKLALDEKEREAAQFKDLANRVTSEVRNARTRSPLTTSMSLKPEAGRESSVDTCTSEIRSSSSGKQRRFRSPLAAREVDDKSPVISRELYLSARKYKTPSPPVRSSLSAERGSFAKTMENTGSIDCTPISKVEVPPKVLSSSSRNTPSSVLTAQSLRKFRDSEENRCKIPSVRQSMTKNRSDSTAKAHKEELSANRNSGTKVRSEAKNRDSSEIENEFAGDEPTFHFNRKAKKLPTQATRQSQNIDLRVSVREMEPLTEGRQRRNWSKPPYAERTNIPMPDIRRSVSLPRGKNPLV; encoded by the exons ATGAGGGCCGCCGGAGCGCACGACGTGGGAATGGCGCTGCGCAAGGCCGAGGAAGCCG CTTCACGGAGGTGCGAGGCGGCGCGATGGCTGCGGCAGATGGAGCCCGCGGCGGTGGAGACCCTGCCGGAGAGGCCGTCCGAGGAGGAGTTCTGCGTGGCACTGCGCAACGGTCTCGTACTCTGCAAAGTGCTCAACCGTGTCAATCCAGGCGCCGTCCCCAAG GTTGTGGAGAATCCTGTCGTCACGGTTCAGACATTCGATGGGCCTGCACAGTCTGCGATCCAGTACTTTGAGAACATGAGGAACTTCCTTGTTGCAGTTAGTGCCATGAACCTGTTGACATTCGAAACTTCTGATATAGAGAAG GGAGGTTCGTCAATGAAAGTTGTCGACTGCATACTCTGCCTCAAGGGATACCACGAGTGGAAGCTCTCAGGTGGCATTGGTATATGGCAGTATGGTGGCATTGTGAAAATTGCATCCTCATGCAAAAGGCACGCTTCACATTTAACCAGAGGTGGAGGCTCAGACCAACAAATGCTGGAATTCGTGCATCTTCTCTCTGAAGTCTCCCTTGAGGAATCAAGGGTTGAAGAAGCTCAACATTCTCTTTTTCAACACTTTGTTCTTCGAGTTGTGAGGGCATTTCTTCTGGAATGGGGTGAAGCTGAAGATTTGCCTCTAGATGATATG GTCATCGAAACAGTACTCGAGCAAGCTTGTAAAGAATTTACCATTCTGCTTGCTTCCCATAGAAATCAG GTCAGGTCACTTctaaggaagatgatgaaggatgaCAATGGAACTCTTTCTAAATCGGATTTGATTGAAGCTATTTCAAAATGTCTGAAGGAGAATAATCAGTGCTTGTTTTCTTCAACACGAAATCCTCGTGGCAGCCGTGAACACTTGAATGATGGGGGAGTACTTGAAAGCCAACAAGAAGAACTGGAG ATGTTAAAGACGTCCTTCAATGAGATGAAGCTTCAAGTTGAATCTACTCGCACTGACTGGGAGAAAGACTTGAGGAGGCTAG AAAGCTACTTTGAGGCTCAGAACCATAATGCTTACCACAAGTTGCTGGAGGAGAATCGTAAGCTGTATAATCAGGTCCAAGATCTTAAAG GTAGCATTAGAGTTTACTGCAGAGTGAAACCATTCCCAAAGTCACAATCTGATCAAAGGTCTACTGTTGATCATATTGGGGAAAATGGAGAAATCATGATTGCGAATCCTCAAAAGCAAGGGAAGGATGGACGGAAAGTATTCACATTCAACAAAATATTTGGGCCTAATGCTTCACAAT CTGAAGTTTTTGCTGATACCCAACCATTGATTAGATCCATCATGGATGGCTTCAATGTCTGCATATTTGCATACGGTCAAACGGGATCTGGGAAAACTTACACAATG AGCGGTCCAGACGTAACAACAGAGGAAACCTGGGGTGTGAACTACCGGTCATTGAACGATCTGTTTGAAATTTCTCAAACCAGAGCAGATTCTATCACATATGATGTTAAAGTTCAGATGATTGAAATATACAATGAACAAGTGAGGGATTTGTTAATGACTGATGGTGCAAACAGAAGAT TAGAGATACGCAATAATTCCCATGTAAATGGACTCAACATCCCAGATGCAAATATTGTACCAGTTAAGTGTGCACGAGATGTTTTGGATCTGATGAAAGTTGGCCAGAGAAACCGAGCGGTTGGATCAACTGCTCTCAATGAACGAAGTAGCCGCTCACACAG TGTGTTGACAGTTCATGTACAAGGAAAGGAGGTAATTTCAGGCTCAACTCTAAGAGGGTGCCTTCATCTGGTGGATCTCGCGGGAAGTGAGAGGGTAGACAAATCTGAAGCAACTGGAGAAAGACTAACTGAAGCCAAGCACATAAACAAATCGTTATCTGCACTTGGTGATGTTATAGCTGCGCTTGCCCAAAAGAGTTCCCATGTTCCGTACAGAAATAGCAAGTTAACACAAGTGCTGCAGGATGCCTTAG GTGGCCAGGCAAAAACATTGATGTTTGTGCATGTAAACCCTGAAACAGACTCTTTTATTGAAACAATGAGCACTCTCAAATTCGCTGAGCGAGTAGCCACAATAGAACTTGGTGCAGCCCGTGCTAATAAGGAAGTCGGCCAGGTCAAAGACCTAAAGGAAGAG ATTGCCAAGCTGAAATTGGCATTAGATGAAAAGGAACGTGAAGCAGCGCAGTTTAAAGATCTTGCTAACCGTGTGACCTCTGAGGTGAGAAATGCAAGAACAAGGTCACCTTTAACTACCAGCATGTCCTTGAAACCTGAAGCTGGTCGAGAATCTAGTGTAGACACTTGTACAAGTGAG ATAAGAAGCTCATCATCTGGCAAGCAGAGAAGGTTCCGCTCCCCATTGGCAGCGAGAGAGGTAGATGATAAATCTCCTGTCATCAGCAGGGAGTTATACTTGAGCGCGCGGAAGTATAAGACTCCATCTCCTCCAGTGAGAAGTTCATTGTCTGCTGAGAGAGGCAGTTTTGCCAAAACTATGGAGAACACTGGAAGCATCGATTGCACACCCATATCAAAGGTCGAAGTGCCTCCAAAAGTACTGTCCAGCAGCTCCAGGAACACACCTTCATCCGTACTGACAGCTCAGAGTCTACGGAAATTCCGGGACTCGGAAGAGAACAGATGCAAAATCCCCTCTGTCCGGCAAAGTATGACAAAGAACAGGTCGGACAGCACGGCAAAGGCTCACAAAGAAGAGCTTTCGGCAAACAGAAACTCGGGTACCAAAGTGAGGTCAGAGGCCAAGAACAGGGACTCGTCTGAGATTGAAAACGAGTTTGCAGGCGATGAGCCAACCTTCCACTTTAACCGTAAGGCAAAGAAGCTCCCAACGCAGGCAACGAGACAATCCCAGAACATTGATCTTCG GGTCTCTGTCCGGGAGATGGAGCCACTGACCGAAGGGAGGCAACGCCGGAACTGGAGCAAGCCGCCGTACGCTGAGAGGACCAACATCCCCATGCCGGACATCCGGCGCAGCGTCTCCCTGCCGCGCGGGAAGAACCCTCTTGTGTGA
- the LOC140223471 gene encoding uncharacterized protein: LTPELLPKFLQKEIIIRMQPDSDKGRNKALKVAASVSGVESVTVTGAGKDQLLVIGDGVDAGKLTRKLQKEVGEAEIVELRTLPGRTTSAVSKDVVVTLSPYQRHPTPGRSVPGGGCIECPVAAASRWPGEQSRQGVGYYHRTPSPGYYQHCAPSPLAAGQGSYGYAGGSAGGGSLYAREVARSHPANYSPMIARHDLRAVGHTPPRATAGGEGREHGGGGPNCCSIL; encoded by the exons CTAACACCTGAGTTATTGCCGAAATTTCTTCAGAAGGAGATAATCATTCGAATGCAGCCGGATTCCGACAAGGGCCGTAACAAGGCTCTGAAAGTGGCAGCTTCAGTCAGCG GGGTCGAGTCGGTGACGGTGACCGGTGCCGGCAAGGACCAGCTGCTGGTGATCGGCGACGGCGTGGACGCGGGCAAGCTGACAAGGAAGCTGCAGAAGGAGGTCGGCGAGGCCGAGATCGTGGAGCTTCGGACTCTGCCTGGCCGTACAACCAGCGCCGTGTCCAAGGACGTCGTCGTCACGCTGTCCCCGTACCAGCGGCACCCCACTCCCGGCCGGAGCGTGCCCGGAGGCGGCTGCATCGAGTgcccggtcgccgccgcctcgcggtGGCCCGGCGAGCAGAGCAGGCAGGGGGTCGGCTACTACCACCGCACCCCCAGCCCAGGATACTACCAGCACtgcgcgccgtcgccgttggCTGCTGGGCAAGGCAGCTACGGCTACGCGGggggcagcgccggcggcggcagcttgtACGCGCGCGAGGTGGCGCGCAGCCACCCCGCGAACTACTCCCCGATGATCGCGCGCCACGACCTGCGCGCCGTGGGCcacacgccgccgcgcgcgacgGCAGGCGGTGAGGGGCGAGagcacggcggtggcgggccCAACTGCTGCTCGATATTGTAG
- the LOC117864522 gene encoding disease resistance protein RGA5, which translates to MRKEMIIRLQTTSEKGHCKAIKVAAAISGVESVTIAGEDKNLLLVIGVGVDSNRITEKLRRKVGHAEVVELRTVDAADELGGLAAAEHAYRYHPSPSPYKYTAAARDHHYYAAGRADHRYYTGGGGGGSAYAPQIMTPRADYYYGGGGGYPAAQYQQQHDYFYHPAAAANTHTVVHHEYASDPNSCSVM; encoded by the exons ATGAGG AAGGAGATGATAATCAGGTTGCAGACGACCTCTGAGAAGGGCCACTGCAAAGCTATCAAGGTGGCTGCTGCAATCTCAG GGGTGGAGTCCGTGACGATCGCCGGCGAGGACAAGAACCTGCTGCTGGTGATCGGCGTCGGGGTCGACTCCAACCGCATCACCGAGAAGCTGCGCCGCAAGGTGGGCCACGCGGAGGTGGTCGAGCTGCGCAccgtcgacgccgccgacgagctcggcggcctcgccgccgccgagcacgcGTACCGCTACCACCCGAGCCCGAGCCCCTACAAGTacacggcggccgcgcgcgacCACCATTACTACGCCGCCGGCAGGGCGGACCACCGCTActacaccggcggcggcggcggcggatcggcGTACGCGCCGCAGATAATGACCCCGCGGGCCGACTActactacggcggcggcggagggtacCCGGCGGCGCAgtaccagcagcagcacgacTACTTCTAccacccggcggcggccgccaacACGCACACGGTGGTGCACCACGAGTACGCGAGCGACCCCAACAGCTGCTCCGTCATGTGA
- the LOC117865794 gene encoding heavy metal-associated isoprenylated plant protein 47, giving the protein MKKKIVIKVCMPCERCRTKALKVVARADGLISVAITGDEKLEVVGDGVDPVCLVRCLRKKICYAEILQVEEVKDKKEEEKKPEKPKKAEQQAVVVHALPQSCPGYCSCHPPSLMVCEDDRNSCAIM; this is encoded by the exons ATGAAG AAAAAGATCGTGATCAAGGTGTGCATGCCGTGCGAAAGGTGTCGGACCAAGGCCTTGAAGGTAGTCGCCAGAGCCGACG GGCTGATCTCAGTGGCTATCACCGGCGACGAGAAGCTGGAGGtggtcggcgacggcgtcgacCCAGTCTGCCTGGTCAGGTGCCTGCGCAAGAAGATCTGCTACGCCGAGATCCTGCAGGTGGAGGAAGTGAAGgacaagaaggaggaggagaagaagccggAGAAGCCCAAGAAGGCAGAGCAGCAGGCCGTGGTGGTGCACGCGCTGCCGCAGAGCTGCCCCGGCTACTGCTCCTGCCACCCGCCGTCGCTGATGGTCTGCGAGGACGATCGCAACAGTTGTGCCATCATGTAA
- the LOC117862447 gene encoding disease resistance protein Pik-1, with the protein MTKQKIVIKVQMTCDKCRRSALTLAGSTYGVQSVAIEGEERDQLVVVGDGVDATSLASCLRKAVKVGRADIIKVEAVVDEKKAAATTTATGSSGPVVEWPPQGYPYYHPGHGYYWPPTGAVYPYAAGHCYVEDSDEGSWCAIM; encoded by the exons ATGACGAAG CAAAAGATTGTGATCAAGGTGCAAATGACGTGCGACAAGTGCCGGAGAAGTGCTCTAACTTTAGCTGGCTCCACGTACG GGGTGCAATCCGTGGCGATCGAGGGGGAGGAGCGCGACCAGCTGGTGgtggtcggcgacggcgtggacGCTACCAGCCTGGCGAGCTGCCTGCGGAAGGCGGTGAAGGTGGGCAGGGCGGACATCATCAAGGTGGAGGCGGTCGTCGACgagaagaaggcggcggcgacgacgacggccaccGGTAGTAGTGGTCCCGTGGTCGAGTGGCCGCCGCAGGGGTACCCCTACTACCACCCCGGCCATGGCTATTACTGGCCCCCGACGGGCGCCGTCTACCCGTACGCGGCCGGCCACTGCTACGTCGAAGACTCCGACGAGGGTTCGTGGTGCGCCATCATGTAG